Proteins encoded by one window of Ictidomys tridecemlineatus isolate mIctTri1 chromosome 7, mIctTri1.hap1, whole genome shotgun sequence:
- the Dusp28 gene encoding dual specificity phosphatase 28: MGPERAAHSRSPEVAPPTFTLVAPALFLGNARAAGATELLQRSGITLCVNVSRLQPGPSAPGVAELRVPVFDDPHEDLLVHLEPTCAAMEAAVRAGGACLVYCKNGRSRSAAVCTAYLMRYRGLSLERAFQTVKIARPVAEPNPGFWCQLEKYEQIIQAQARQAHEVHQPHQPRQAHEVHQPHQAREAHQARQAHEVHQAHQAHQPHQACEAHQAREAHQPRQPPRPGSPLTPEGRDMDPSQPRGSLPLKPGGKGVC; the protein is encoded by the exons ATGGGCCCGGAAAGAGCTGCCCACAGCAGGTCCCCCGAGGTCGCGCCGCCGACGTTCACGCTCGTCGCCCCCGCGCTCTTCCTCGGAAACGCGCGCGCCGCGGGCGCCACGGAACTGCTGCAGCGCTCGGGTATCACGTTGTGTGTCAACGTCTCCCGCCTGCAGCCCGGCCCAAGCGCGCCCGGAGTGGCCGAGCTGCGGGTGCCCGTTTTCGACGACCCGCACGAGGACCTGCTGGTGCACCTGGAGCCCACCTGTGCCGCCATGGAGGCCGCGGTGCGCGCCGGTGGCGCCTGCCTGGTCTACTGCAAGAACGGTCGCAGCCGCTCAGCCGCGGTCTGCACTGCCTACCTCATGCGGTACCGCGGCCTCTCCCTGGAACGGGCCTTTCAG ACTGTCAAGATCGCCCGCCCGGTAGCCGAACCCAATCCGGGTTTCTGGTGTCAGCTCGAGAAGTACGAGCAGATCATCCAGGCCCAGGCCCGTCAGGCCCACGAGGTCCACCAGCCCCACCAGCCCCGCCAGGCCCACGAGGTCCACCAGCCCCACCAGGCCCGCGAGGCCCACCAGGCCCGCCAGGCCCACGAGGTCCACCAGGCCCACCAGGCCCACCAGCCCCACCAGGCCTGCGAGGCCCACCAGGCCCGCGAGGCCCACCAGCCCCGCCAGCCCCCCAGGCCTGGGAGCCCGCTGACCCCGGAAGGGCGCGACATGGACCCCAGCCAGCCGCGCGGTAGCCTTCCCCTGAAGCCCGGCGGGAAGGGCGTTTGCTAA